The nucleotide sequence CGTGAAGCCCGTCGTCGTGGGCATGATATCCATGCTGACACGCGCGCCGCATTTCCGCGCACGCATCATCTGGTCAATCCTCTGCTGCTGAGGCACATACAATGGCAGCGGCACCGTCCAGTATTTCGACAATGCCGCGAGCCCGCGAATGACCTTGCGCACCACGGGCCCGAGTCTGCCGTAATCGGGCACCCAGAAAATGTGTGAGATCTGGCCGGCGATGTCGTTCTCCCGCGCGACCTCGACCACCTCGTCGATCGCCTTGTCCAGCGTGTTCGAATAACTGCGCAGATGGCTCGTGAACACTCCGCCGTATTTCTTGAGCACGCGGCCCAGGCGGACCAGTTCGCGCGTATCGCTCTGGTTGCCCGGCCAGTATTGCAGCCCCGTGCTGAGGCCCGCCGCACCTTCGTCAAGCGCCTGTTCCAGCGCAACGGCCATGCGCTCGACTTCGTCGTCCGTGGCGCCGCGCGTGTCCGCGCCCGTTTCCGCGATGCGCAGCAGGCCGTGCGGCGCCAGCACGGCGCTGTTGAGCAGCAAACCCTGCGATTCGGCCACGTTGAAGAACTCGCCCGTGGTCCGCCACGGCGCACGCGAGAAATCCGTCTGCGTGAAGAATTCGAGGTACGTCGCGATAGCGGCGCGGTTCTTGTCCTGAAGCGGGGCAAGCGCCATGCCGCAGTTTCCGCCGACAAAAGTCGTGATGCCCTGGCGCACGAGCGGGGCGAGCAGCGTTTCGTGGTCTTCCCGGTACATCGTGAGGTCGGCGTGCGAATGCGGATCGACAAAACCGGGACACACGACCTTGCCTGATGCGTCGATTTCCTTCCGCGCCGCGGCGCCGTTCGCCCGGCCCACCAGCGTGATACGGTCGCCCTCGATACCCACATCCGCCGAGATCCCCGGACGCCCCGTTCCATCGACCACCGTCCCGCCACGCAATAGTGCATCAAACATCATAGAGTCCTCCCTCAAACGGCAATCGTGCGCGAGGTGTTCCGCCAGAATCAGTCTTCCGTCGGGCCGGGCTTCGCCGTGACGGCCACGTGCGGCTCGGGAGACGGACGGCCGCGCGTAGACAATCCGCGACGCAGCGGGTGCAGCGCAAACGTCCGCAGGTGCATAAGGAACTGGAACACCGACACGCCCTCGACGCGGAACGTA is from Candidatus Hydrogenedentota bacterium and encodes:
- a CDS encoding amidohydrolase family protein: MFDALLRGGTVVDGTGRPGISADVGIEGDRITLVGRANGAAARKEIDASGKVVCPGFVDPHSHADLTMYREDHETLLAPLVRQGITTFVGGNCGMALAPLQDKNRAAIATYLEFFTQTDFSRAPWRTTGEFFNVAESQGLLLNSAVLAPHGLLRIAETGADTRGATDDEVERMAVALEQALDEGAAGLSTGLQYWPGNQSDTRELVRLGRVLKKYGGVFTSHLRSYSNTLDKAIDEVVEVARENDIAGQISHIFWVPDYGRLGPVVRKVIRGLAALSKYWTVPLPLYVPQQQRIDQMMRARKCGARVSMDIMPTTTGFTHMLAFFPPWSLEGGRERVVERLRDPAQRRRIRQSIEHGKMAWPHTGPDAWSLNLFRLMGWECARIMAVATERNKPLEGRSLVDIARDRKVHPFDAACDLLLEEDGHVLVFESMAEPDDAFTERSTFAGLRHPEVMISTDTILMGMGKPSSLFFGCYPFYLGRYVREKKLLPLETAIRKCTGLAAEHFNLRGRGKVEPGAFADIVVFDPRTIASHACFKDPEQAPVGIEHVFINGRHVVEGDTFRGDLKAGRLLRRGA